A genome region from Tenebrio molitor chromosome 4, icTenMoli1.1, whole genome shotgun sequence includes the following:
- the dsb gene encoding scavenger receptor class B member 1: MGLYKQYFRISQYARNQLLGNPNRNSKDGTPLQMLISQQGKFSNSRIAVILIGVFTLAMGIILSSIPWVDYLILKNLRLWNGSLSFQYWQKPGVTRLTKVYIFNVTNPDNFLNLGEKPRLQEIGPFVYREDMEKVNIKFHDNGTLTYQHKKILQFVPELSVNKEQKITVPNIPLLTLSTQSNSLSYIVQRGISLLLNVNGFKPFVTITADELVFGYDDTLVSLAHKFYPKRKRPMSRMGLLINRNGTLNEVHNIYTGMTGMQDFGLLEKLNGIDRLPYWKDAPCNIIRASEGSFFPPRYYTKSDVVNVYDKDLCRTMPLQYRGPVTKHGISADLYTPADSMFETIANEPSNKCYCPDNEYCPPKGVQNISPCQFDAPVYLSFPHFFEADPTLIEPFEGLNPDKERHQSYFKIQSRLGVPIEGKVRLQLNLKVDQAPHVTPVAKFPTIMYPIMWLEEGIDDLTPPIRRWIYLATTFADIACPLMTYGFIFLGTCILVGVFINGYKSLVFTKETIEIGMKTLRKRSSGYIAVARPKLIKRDTYTLLDLNDGMDELDI; the protein is encoded by the exons gtCGAATCGCCGTAATTTTAATCGGCGTTTTTACCTTGGCAATGGGTATTATTCTATCATCCATTCCATGGGTAGACTACCTCATTTTAAAG AATCTAAGACTTTGGAACGGTTCGTTGAGTTTTCAGTATTGGCAAAAACCCGGAGTTACAAGACTCACAAAAGTGTACATCTTTAATGTTACAAACCCAGACAATTTCCTCAATCTAGGTGAGAAACCCAGGCTTCAAGAAATTGGACCTTTCGTCTACAg aGAAGACATGGAAAAGGTAAACATCAAATTCCACGACAACGGAACTCTCACCTACCAGCACAAGAAAATTCTCCAGTTTGTGCCTGAACTTTCCGTAAACAAAGAACAGAAAATCACAGTACCGAATATTCCACTTTTG ACGTTGTCTACTCAGTCCAATTCGCTCAGCTACATTGTCCAAAGAGGCATTTCTTTGCTATTGAACGTGAATGGTTTCAAACCGTTCGTCACTATAACAGCTGACGAACTAGTCTTCGGATATGACGATACGTTGGTTTCCCTAGCTCACAAGTTCTATCCAAAAAGGAAAAGGCCCATGTCAAGGATGGGTCTTCTCATAAAC AGAAACGGAACACTTAATGAAGTACATAACATTTACACGGGAATGACAGGAATGCAAGATTTCGGATTGTTGGAGAAACTGAATGGAATTGACAGGTTACCGTACTGGAAAGATGCCCCTTGCAATATTATCAGGGCCAGTGAAGGTTCTTTCTTTCCTCCACGTTATTACACGAAATCTGATGTTGTGAATGTTTACGACAAAGATTTGTGCAGGACGATGCCTCTGCAATACCGGGGACCTGTTACTAAACACG GTATTAGTGCTGATCTTTATACTCCGGCTGATTCCATGTTCGAAACGATTGCCAACGAACCCAGCAACAAGTGCTACTGCCCAGATAATGAATATTGTCCCCCTAAAGGTGTTCAAAATATCAGTCCCTGTCAATTCG atgCTCCTGTATATCTCTCTTTCCCACACTTCTTTGAAGCTGACCCCACACTGATAGAACCCTTCGAAGGTCTAAATCCTGATAAAGAAAGACATCAATCATACTTCAAGATACAATCT agGTTGGGTGTGCCGATCGAAGGCAAAGTGCGCCTCCAACTCAACCTTAAGGTAGATCAAGCTCCCCACGTGACCCCTGTGGCGAAATTTCCCACTATAATGTATCCAATCATGTGGCTGGAAGAAGGCATAGACGACTTAACACCTCCAATCAGACGGTGGATATATCTGGCTACCACTTTTGCCGACATTGCTTGTCCCTTGATGACCTACGGCTTCATCTTTCTGGGTACTTGCATCTTGGTTGGAGTTTTCATAAATGGATATAAATCGCTGGTTTTCACTAAAGAGACCATTGAGATCGGAATGAAGACCTTGCGAAAGCGAAGTAGTGGTTACATAGCAGTGGCAAGACCCAAGTTGATTAAGAGAGACACGTACACTTTGCTTGATTTGAACGACGGAATGGACGAGCTTGATATATGA